From the Parus major isolate Abel chromosome 1A, Parus_major1.1, whole genome shotgun sequence genome, the window gTTGTGTGGGAGGGCGCTTGTGCCTGCTTTGTAAAGAGAAACTGTGGAGTTGCCAGGTTCCCAAGTGATGGGTCTGCACTTGGTGTCTGTTGGGGCTTTGGGTGCCCAGGGCCATGATGAGTTCCCTGAGCCGGGCTGGGGATGGTGGGTGGGGCTGGCCTGTGATGCGCTCTGGGTTCTGTGACAGCACAGGGGCCGTGTCACAATGGGGACAGCTGTAAAAGGTCCCAGTGAGCCCCACTGCCCCAGTAGAGCCTGAGCAAGCGGTGAGTGCACACgcagtggggacagggctggaggagggctgggctggggcagaagTGCTGACACCCGGGGCATGAGTTCTGTCCCTGCATCCAGGGCCCAGCCCCTGGCGGGAGCGCCTTGCTCGGGGCACGGCGCTTGTGGGGACAGCGATGCAGGCCTTGCCACCTGCCAGCTGCCGGGGCCCTCTCCTTCCTGCCGCCACATCCCTGCGGCTCCTGCTCCCCACTGTCTGTCTCCATTCTGGTCCCACTGAACAGCTTCTGTGTGTCCTCCTGCAGACCATGGCTTTATTACACTTGCTCTTCGTGCTCGTGCAAAGCCTGATCCAGTACCCGCAGCCGGCTGGGGATGGACTGGATGAGGCCACGCACCGGCGAATGCAGGAGCgtcaggagctgctggaccGCGAGATGGCTcggctgctgcaggagctggagcagggtcccTTGGAGCAGCAGGACGAGGGCTGGGGAGCCGTGCTCTTTggtgctctgcagcagtggcCATTCTGGGTTCTTGCTGGAGTCCTGCTCCTCTTGGGCCTGTGGTTtagctgcaggagaaggagctgtgaAGCCAGGAGCAGTGGCAAGGACCAGAGCTCCTGCAAGACCTTGAGAGATGAGAGAGGGAAAGAACAGGACGGAGGCGGTGTTGATTCAAGGGAAGGCTATGAAAACATTGATGTGACTGTGGAGTCAGACGACGGCAGCAGTGGAAATGACAGAGAAGGCAGTCCTGTGGCTTCCAGTGAGGGAGATGACGATGATGCCATTGAAGGCAATGATGAGGTGAAGGGGAAGGAAGACAGTGATGTTAAGAGTGACAATGGCCGTGACTTAAAGAAAGATGTGGAATGGCGTGATGAGAATGTGCCAGGAGACAatactgcagaaggaaatgaagaagaaCCTGGCAATGTTGCTGGAAATACAGAAGGCCTAgatgaaggaaatgaaggagGAAACAAGGATgctggaaaggaagaagaaggagatggaaatgaagaaaaaaacaatggtGGAAATATGAAGGCAGGCAAGAGAGATGTAAATGAAGGTGAAGATAATGTAGATGGAAAGGAAGAATACACGGATGTGCAAGTGCAGGAAAGCAATGATGCCAGTGAACAGAGAAGCGGTGATTGGACTGGGCAGGAAGATAGCAATGGAATTGATTGTGGGAAGGAAGTTGACAATAGTGGTTTTCCTGCaactgaggaagaaaataaggaaattgaaaaagaagatgatgatgatCGAAGCAAGGATGAAGAACAGGGTGGTGTAAATGTGGAGGGAAACAAGAACAAGGATAGAAGAGAAGATGAGCAAGGTAATGTGGCTGCCAGTGAAAAAGAAGGCAGTGATAGTGGCAAGGAAGAAAGCGGCAGGGGTGGAATTGAAGACAGAGAAGACGGCCGAGATGCTGGGAATAAGCAAGGCATCCTTTTAGTGGATCACATAGAGTGGCCGGTGGAGGACCTGGAGAGAGGTTGCTCAGTGACAGCTGAGCTGATGGAAAGCTTCACGCGTGTCTTTGTGGACCGCGTGAGCAATACTTTCTACCCGGTGCCTCAAGAAGCCATTGGGGTGGGCAGTGCCTTTGAGGGTTGGAGTCCCCGTGAGTGGGATGGGGTGTACCGGGTTCTGATCCCGCTGAATCCCCCGCCAGGGCATGCCTTCCACCCAGAGCTTAACAGCGCAGGGCAGGTGGCAGCAAGGACCTTCAGCGTCCGTGTGGAGCTGGTGTGCATGTGcaagagggagcagctgggcaaGCAGCTGTTGTGCTTCGTGCACCACTCGCAGGAGGAGCTGCGGCGGAAGCGGAAACGCAGCCTCCTAGAGACACTCTGCACCGGTTCCTACCTGGATGTGGAGAAAACCTCCCGCTGGTTCCACCAGTTGGTGAGGTCCTCGTGGCTGCATGTGCCTCAGTCATACTCCTGGCACTTGGTGTTTCAGCCCTGCAGACGGTCCTGCCAATTCCGGCTGAGCAAAGGCAAGAAGAGCGTGAAGGTGGAGATGCTCTTTGGGGTGCGCCAAGGGGACTCTGACATTTTTGTGGTCAGCCAGCCCACAGAGGCCCAGAaaggcagctccagcatctcTGTGAGCAGCCAGCCTGCTGAGGCCAACTTCATTGCAAGCACAGTGTGGCCTGAGACATACGCTGTGGCAGAGGTGAAATTCTTCCGTCACGTTGCCAGGCAGGTGCCATGTGAGAATTTGCATCTGAAATGCCTGCAGGTCTTCACCTGCATCCTGAGGGGCACAGGTTTTTCCAGCTCTACCTGGAAGACCGTGGTCATGCACGTGCTGACCACTGTACCGCTGTCCCGGTGGAGCAGGAGGGAATTTGCACGGCGGCTGTGGGACATCATGGCATACCTGCACCGCTGCCTGCAGTTGAAACGCTTGGAGCACTTTGTGCTTGGCAGCAAGAGACTTCCTGCAGAGATCAGCTTGCCACCAGCACTGCAAGGGGCTGAGCCACTCAACCTCTTTGAGCACCTGGCCCGAGatccagctgctcacagagagGCGATGCAAGCTTATGGTCAGCTGCGATTTCGCCTCTGaatgctgctctccagccactgAGAGCAGTTCattgcacagagctgtgctgggggggCTCACACCCGATGGCAGCCACGTGAACACTGCACAGTTGTTGCATTTGTCACTGGCAATCCTGaagctgctttcctgctcctgcGGAAAGAAGATGCTGCAGCACATGGATTCCTTGTGCAGACACACATCTTTGAGTTGCCTTGCCCTTCACCTTCCGGCTACAATGATGCTGTTCCTTCAGTCTACAAGGCAGAAACTGGCTCCACCTACACATCCCCACAGAAGACAGTGAAGAGGTTGCTTGAAATACCTCAAAGACAGAAACCTAGCCTGTTAGGGACTTGATGTAGTTATTCAGTGAGCTGTAGCTTCAATGGTTTTGTAAAGACATAGTTCCTAGTATATGAAAGTACAACAGATAGATTTAACTCAGTTTACCATAGGAGAATATGTAGTCCAAGTTTTCATAATGAGACTTGTTCATTAGCATTCCTTCCAAAGGCCCTTTAGTGTTGTCAGTGTATAACTATTTTGCGAAGTTTCTCTTAGTTTAGGAAATTGAACTATCCTGCTGTATCTGTTTGTCTGGTTTTCAGTAATATTTAGATATCTATGTTGGAAGGATTAATAAAAGGAGACAAGTTTCTCAAATTGCCTGAAATGTGTCATTCTTTGTATTTAACCCTCTGTATCTTAGAGAACATCCTTCCTATACTGTTGCagtcagcaacctcaggatcttgtccagggaagcagcaggattctggggaccagcatgaaacaccaacgagacgggctcccggttcatgaaaccatttattcaacaTGGGAACAAACTtaggtccagaacagagagctctgaacagtggcacagcaggggtttttgaggtTCAGAACTCTTAAGGGtttccacctttgagggtggagttcagggtcagggaccagtaGAAACACaccaagggagaaccccccagggactcaaacccaatcagaactcctgggccaCCCTTCaaaaggggtttggggtgggacagtgTAACCCTTTGTCATCCCTGAGGCACACTGCCACACTATACTGCTTCCTGAAATAATCAATTTTTGCAAACAGAGATGTTGGATATATTAAGTACGCTGTCTTTTGAGCATTTCCATAGAAAAGCTTGAAGCCTGATATGAAAATGCCCTGAAGTGCCTGAAATTTTGCAGCTGACTATTCCTGAATCTTTTAGAAATCTTTGGAAAAGTTCTCTTTACAGTCAACTATTACAGGCTCCTAGGGAACACTTCAGTCCTAAAAGATGAACAGAGAAGTCCCTAACTGCAAAACGTGGTTTTATACATAGTTCTTTTTTTGGCTTCTTATAACCAGGGTTTTGACACAAAATTGTGACAACAGAAGGACATGTTTTCTCTATTCCTGGTTATCTGTATCCTCGTTATCCTGAGAGGCTCTACTGTTCTGTGAATATTGCCTTTTCCACCAGGCCTCATAATATTGTATAGCAATGAGAGCCACTTTGCATGCACAGCTTTGTCCATGGTGAAATGCAGCTAAACAAAATACAATTTACTTCTTGCTGTGCATAGTAGAGATTAATAGTAGTTTGGAATCATTTATTCACTTTGCCTTCATACCAATGCATCTGGGGTCATTTAAACTCAGAATACCTTAGGAATTGGATAAATTGCTGTAATCATActataaatacttttattatCTCAGAAGTTTGGTTGAGAATTTCTACAATGCCCACATAAATCTTCATGTGTATTCTCCAACATGAGAAAGGACTTGCTTCTACTTAAAGCAAAAGGATGCGATCTTCGTTCTTTGCTGTATATGAAAATTATAAAGCCTTTAATTGCAGAGTCCTTCAAAGGTGTCATTAGGTGTAACTGTTTTGAAAGATGTTGAGATGTCTGCTAATTTAGGTGTGGCTTGTCTTTAAAATAAGTCTGTGTAATGAGTTTATCACTGGCTAAAATTGGCAGTGCACatactagaattatttactaaTTTCCTactgtgagatatgaattaggaggAGGGTAAAGCAGGCTTAAAGCttaaaaagtataaagaaaactttattaacagaattaaaagaataaCAAAGATccaaataaaaccttcagaaacaCTTCTCCCCTCTACacaacctcttttctttcccagctgacaATGTAGacacaaaacctgggattttccATCAGTTACCACAtctacaatagtctttcatcagttcttgttGGGAGAGGAATTTCTCTCACCATGCCATGGAGAGTTCttcacaagaaacagttctctttttgcttttaaatttccatgaatagcagctgcccagaaaatctgaaatcatgaagttcctcccattttcacagccttcccacagctgagttCATGGCCATGTCAGCTTATGGGGTATTATTTTCaggatgagctgttcaaaagcaaaggttctcttcatctatctctgAGATCGTCTTCatttctgggaacagaggtctttttctctccctgggggcaaagggtcttaATCAATCTCATCTCTCTGTCTGTTTgagcttctcatgggatcatAGCTACTTCAgcatctgctttgcttcattatggatgcctctgctcGTGTCTACAGTTTGAACACTCTATCCCCCCATACcttctcatgaattaaaggggatattCCAGTGTGTCAtagtccatctccatggccttaccaaaaTAACTTTTAGACCAATATtaaggcatctcctcattctccttccgTCTGGGATTTGATTCCTTCTctactgaccttggtgtcttctTATTGTCTTCTACATGTCTTCACTCTGTCCTTCTCTCTTACTTGAGAGAGGATCAATGTTTTTCAAGTCTCTGTGCAGTGAAAGAGTTAATACCTTGCCCAGGGCCTGTGGATTGTCATGATGGTTTCTGCCAGGCAGTGGTCGAAGCAGTCACAGTGATGGATTTCAGGCTGTGCTTGGGGCTGTACCAAGATCTCGGGGGGCTCAGCCAGAATGGTGGTGGCCACTGTGGCCGCATGGCTGGTCTCCAGCCCCTGCTTCGTTCAATTGCAGCTGCAGGCCGATGgcttcccctccctgtgcccagcagccaCTGGGGCCATGCAGGCTATGGAGAAGTGTGTTTGTCCcggcccagagctgctgccagggcccAGCAGGCCGTACCCCGGTTCAGCATGGGCTGGCAGTGGGGAAGGGCTTAGTGTGGACAAGATGTTAACAGCTGCTGCCCGGCCCAGCCTCGGCTGGGGCCTGCGGCCTCCTGGCGCCCGCCCGGGAGCCACtggggcccagcccagccccagcagaccGCAGGGGCCGTGGCAGAGCGGGGCTGGCTCCACCGGTGCCCATTACCTCTGCAAGGTGGGaagcaagagagagatttcctgggcttgcctgtctttaaaatgtgaatctcaCAGAGGTGCACCTACCTTCTAAATGGTTTAATAGGTTGTCAATTTtcagagctagccagctattgtttttttccaggtacagaggaagctcttagcagcttctctcagagaaatcatTTCCATGGGTGgctttttccctcctcaccaaatATCACTTAAAACCAGCACAGTCGGTAATGGGTCGCAAAGGGAATTCTGAGTCTCAGCTAAGTAGGTTTCACATTGTTGCATTCTTACACCATGCTGGAATTGAGGAAGGGTAGCATGGTCACCACACATGACTTGATGCTAAGAAATCTAAACATGTTTTATAAATGCAAATACATATTAtcagaacagaataaaatttttacttttgaagACTTtttgctgtggctctgctgctgaagatTTCTTAAGTAAGCAATGATCATGGTGTTGTAAGCCAAGTCAACTGAGATACTGCGGTGAATGAATAAATCCCAGTCACTATTCCAGCTTCTACCACTCAGGAGTGAAATACTAACCCAGATGGGGAGTTAGCTGGATGCTTATTTAATCACCAGGCTGGAAAAAACTCTttaattttgagaaaaacagcaaatagAGAGTATAAAACTGAGTGCTGAACATGAACTCATGAAAACCATCCCTGTAACTAACTTTGTTACTGTGTCTTGTGAGAATGTTGGTTCTGTGTTAGCCAGGCTTCAGAGATGCAGTGATTCAAATCAACAGCTTGCTCTAAGCTTGAAAATCATTGGGAAATGTGCTTTTCACAGTAAATTTTTCCAGTGTAATATCCTTGGTGATAGTAAATATGTCTCACTGTGAAGCAAAATTTCAACGCATAAGATAGGATTGTGTTGTTTTATGGAGTGAGAACTATGATTAATTTGGCTGCAATTTAATCAACCCTCTGTTAATGTTTACTTGTGAGGTTTTATTAGGTCATGTTGCAGTTATAATCTTATCAGTGGTCATGCTCAGGGTCTTATTTCCAAGCTGTTTTCAATAGTAAATAACTGACCAAACCTGATTCTTCACCACTTTGCAACTTGTGTTGTCATCTGTGTCAGTAAAAAAGGAGTGTGCAGTGTTGTCATTTCAATCTGGAATATTCTCcagattttttccttatgaTGTAGTAACATAAATGGTTGTACAAGGCATCAGACAGGGCTCATTCCCATTAGGGTATTTCAGTCATGAGGCAGCATTTTCCTGCACTGTTGTAACTGTTCtaggtggggttttttactgAGAAATACTGGAACTGTGAAACAACAGAGGACAAATGTCCATTTGGAATGGTCTCTTCAGAGATCATTCCTCTCAAATAAGGAAATAGGGAAGTAGAGAGCAGTCTCAGTCCTTCACGTATGTGGAGAATCAAATCCACATATTTTTGAAATTGACACTCTTGCAAAGGCCCATGCTTTTCGTGGCTTTAAGCAGGGAAAGTGCTTTAGAGTATTTGCACAAGCATATAATTTATCCTTCCTTAGATCAAATTCCTGTGGTTGTAGATGGGGAGgaatttttcctcatattcTGTATGTTAATTGCTTGTGTCCTGCAGGTGAGGACTGAGGTTTTTATAGCACCGTGATAACCATAAGCTGCTCCTAAGTGATCTTGCTGGCAGTTAATAAACAGATCTTTTAAAGTGTTActagtttagaaaacaaaccCTGACATCTTTGTCTTCACAAAAAATTTGTATGAAATGACAGTACTTGTGTATAGCAGTGTAGTGCCCAGTgtagaatataatttttcaatgtgaagcaggatttttttccaaagtactGCCAAATAAATGTCACCTAGGGGAATAGGAGTGGCAAAGCATGACAATTTGTGTTCAGATTGTACCTTAACAACAACTTGCACCAAGCCAGACAAATGCACACAAACTTAAATAGACTTTTGACTGAgccaaaaaataattttcataattataTTCCAGTTAGTCAGATTAgtaatgataaaatatttttccttccagagtGCTGTTTTTTAGCCAGCACCCGAACTTaatcttttcttccctctcacaTGGTTTGTGAGATACcttggagaaaaatgtttgggtggggttttttttccctttatttcatTCAGGACTTTTTCTCCAAAACACTGACtctaattttcaaaatgatGAGGGTGTGCAAATAACTTTTGCAGTAAGTCTGGCTTTTCTAGCAGGAATGCTACATTGTCCATCCAGTGCCTGGAAGGTGGAAATACCCTTAATTTTATGTTCAGTTAAATACAGGATTTGCTTTCTGTCTGATGATTTCCAAATAGTTTAGTTTGGACAGTTTGCTTGTGGAAGAACTGATTcacatgtttattttcttttccccaaagtAATGACTACCCAACGAGTCTTAACTATCCTTGGGCTCTTTTCTATATGTTGTTTGTGTCCTCATCCAGGATTGCATCCAGAGAGTATTCATTAGGCAGAATgttacagaatttttattttacagcccTTTAGCTTTTTTGCAGCATTATAGATTCTTTCATTAGTTTCACAGAGcatagttttttttcttaattaccTTTTAAAAGAGAGTTGAAGCTACTGTTAATTCACAGTAAATTTTAGTGTcaaatttttgattttaatagGTATCTTAGAAGTGTTACTACTGGATGTTCCCCTTACTATACCATCCTCATTGAACTGGAATAAATTATCTTTGATGATCCCTTCATTGGCTGGAGAAGGAGGCCCATGTAAACCATGTGAAGTTCAACAAAACCAAGTGCAAGATCCTACACATGGGTCAGGGCAATCCTTGATATCAACACAGACTGGATCATGAATGGATTGTGTGATCAATAGGTTGGGCACAGCCCTTCAGACAAGGACTTGGGGATACTGGTGAATGAAAAAATGGATATGAGCCAGCAGAGGTTGCTCACAGCCTTCAAAGCCAGCTGTACCCTGGGCTGTCCCACGAAAAGTGTGTTCAGCAGGtagagggaggggattctgcctcTTCAGTCTGCTCTGATGAGACCCTGCAGTTGAACATTAAATTCTGGGGCACCTTAGTTTCTAGTTCAAGAAAGACACAAACCTTGAAATGAATCTTGAGAAGAGCCCTGATAATGGTCAGAGGGCTGTAGCACTTTCCatatgaggacaggctgagaggtTTGGGGTTGTTCTACCGGGAGAAAAGAAGGGTCTGAGGAGACTTTATTGCAGCTTTAAGATATATAAATGCAGCTTGTGAGAAAAGATGAGCTTGGACTTTTTACCAAAGTTTTTAGttacaggacaaggggcaataGTTTTAAACTGGAAGAGAGTAGATAGAAACTGGATATaagaatgacattttcttttatgagAGTGATGAGAAATTGGCacatgttgcccagagaaattgtggatgtcccatctctggaagtgttcaaggccatgTTGGGTGGGGCTTTGACCAAGCTGATTTAGtgaaaaatgttccttctcATACTGAGGGAGttgaactggatgatcttcaaATGTCCCTATCCACTATTTCCTGCTCCTAATTATTCTTGGCTGGCATTGACCTTCTTTGCTGCCTTACATTCAGAGCACCAAATATGATGAGGTATTGATCCTTGAGCATGTGTATCCATGAGTATGATAATATAAACACAATTAGTTTTCTTAGATTGAAGGAAAGATATAGCACACATTTTGCAGAGATCTGTCTTTCATAGTTTCTAATTTATGTTgaatttctgattattttatgCCACACTGataatttattaagaaaattttacgtagaaaaatattttgtgaaagtAAATATTACCCAatttggaagtaaaaaaaaaccaactactAGAGAACCCCAGAGTTAACAGGAACTGTATTATGAATCTGGAAAGACATGCTCCAAGACTGCACTTATCTCACTGGTATACTCCATGCTGGttgcatatatttataaaagacACTGATGAGTCATATATAAACATTTTGATtataaagattttcttcattttcccacaGACTTGCTGCTTTCAAACAGCTGTATCCCATTCCTGGGCTCAACAGAGGGGCTTGATTTTCGAACTCTGCTGCTAGATGAGGAGAGGGGCCGGCTGCTTGTTGGGGCAAAGGACCACATCTTCCTGCTCAACTTGGTTgatataaacaaaaatgtaaaaaaggtCAGTGCATTTTCCATGGAGTTTAtctccaaaattaaattttgttaaattcttttttgtttgttgttttgttttgtgtttttatttattcatttcttcACTAAGTAACTGCAGATTTTGTTGTGCAGTGCAATTACCAAGATTTGATAATCTTACCTCCCATAATTATATGTATTACATTTAATCAATTGAATTTCTCATGCTATATGATGTCCTGTGTGAC encodes:
- the SEMA3D gene encoding semaphorin-3D isoform X1, producing the protein MALLHLLFVLVQSLIQYPQPAGDGLDEATHRRMQERQELLDREMARLLQELEQGPLEQQDEGWGAVLFGALQQWPFWVLAGVLLLLGLWFSCRRRSCEARSSGKDQSSCKTLRDERGKEQDGGGVDSREGYENIDVTVESDDGSSGNDREGSPVASSEGDDDDAIEGNDEVKGKEDSDVKSDNGRDLKKDVEWRDENVPGDNTAEGNEEEPGNVAGNTEGLDEGNEGGNKDAGKEEEGDGNEEKNNGGNMKAGKRDVNEGEDNVDGKEEYTDVQVQESNDASEQRSGDWTGQEDSNGIDCGKEVDNSGFPATEEENKEIEKEDDDDRSKDEEQGGVNVEGNKNKDRREDEQGNVAASEKEGSDSGKEESGRGGIEDREDGRDAGNKQGILLVDHIEWPVEDLERGCSVTAELMESFTRVFVDRVSNTFYPVPQEAIGVGSAFEGWSPREWDGVYRVLIPLNPPPGHAFHPELNSAGQVAARTFSVRVELVCMCKREQLGKQLLCFVHHSQEELRRKRKRSLLETLCTGSYLDVEKTSRWFHQLVRSSWLHVPQSYSWHLVFQPCRRSCQFRLSKGKKSVKVEMLFGVRQGDSDIFVVSQPTEAQKGSSSISVSSQPAEANFIASTVWPETYAVAEVKFFRHVARQVPCENLHLKCLQVFTCILRGTGFSSSTWKTVVMHVLTTVPLSRWSRREFARRLWDIMAYLHRCLQLKRLEHFVLGSKRLPAEISLPPALQGAEPLNLFEHLARDPAAHREAMQAYGQLRFRL